Proteins co-encoded in one Saprospira grandis genomic window:
- a CDS encoding OmpA family protein: MSRYFPLLTAFLFSSLFLQAQQTDFHWKIGASTGFSQYYGDLNERPWTYQSAYGNAEEMARYLSYQIALEKRLSAAWTLRFSGSSHLMQANDRYQNRAGELQSDDPYFDRALNAEMQLYSGQADLVYYTDNGRIFGPNAFCTPFFSLGLGFSHFSSKADLYLANGQRYHYWSDGRIYNLAENDPNAHLAFEIEQDGIFETDLQELETEGQNYSPWTWQASLGLGLKFRLAQRLSLQLQTQFYYTFSDYLDDVSGDYPDNYNSTAQAYAANPSNQQGQKRGSDNRNFDAFSYNSLGLYYSFGWSSSEFDAPIIFTNELSLLQTREAAQAADSSQASSQKTKTEKVGETQPVETYAATPATNHLANRLALLEAEQQQQELLLAQEQEAQNIEKLRNELLREQALLREQLEHEQALNEIRWRWLRQQKGGQNIEIRTIDSLPTLIKRDTIYQVDTVYREQQLVQIDTVVEAGQSRVDTVYQQEQKVEVIRDTLVQIDTVYLTKTETEIIERDSIIIIEQQLPRFDSTVQAELLGLNKQLELIDMQMQDSSQQLLDLQVSLANLGLAMRAINEGANDSLLAAAEAKRLALEQELQQARDQRDTTIIYYDNKEELQEKLAQLRLDLKKMRRDSVTQAEEQRLVVVDTVYRQLADSAALMDLALKTKELADLKAALEQKEAELAALPQQQNEAELAALQAENRRLKQELREIKQSVGMLGDLNRQLKEQPRAKAGQYNSRIYFANASAELSIQAQRSLDLIGSIMQQQPNLKLDIAGYASKTGNSQKNEALSAARAEAVKRYLLERAQLGADRITVAAFGERKSEGNALEDRRVELRLY; encoded by the coding sequence ATGTCTAGATATTTCCCTTTGCTCACGGCTTTTTTATTCTCTTCGCTCTTTTTACAGGCCCAACAAACCGATTTTCACTGGAAAATTGGCGCTTCTACGGGCTTTAGCCAATATTATGGCGACCTCAACGAGCGCCCCTGGACCTACCAATCTGCTTATGGCAATGCCGAGGAGATGGCCCGCTACTTAAGTTATCAAATTGCCCTAGAAAAACGACTGTCTGCCGCCTGGACCCTCCGCTTTTCGGGCAGTAGCCACCTCATGCAGGCCAATGACCGCTACCAAAACCGAGCAGGCGAGCTGCAAAGCGATGACCCTTACTTTGACCGTGCCCTCAATGCCGAAATGCAGCTCTATAGCGGCCAAGCCGATCTGGTGTATTATACCGATAATGGCCGCATTTTTGGCCCCAATGCTTTTTGTACGCCCTTTTTCTCTTTGGGCCTCGGCTTTAGCCACTTTAGCAGCAAAGCCGATTTGTATTTGGCCAATGGACAGCGCTACCATTATTGGTCCGATGGCCGAATTTATAATTTAGCCGAAAATGACCCTAATGCTCATCTCGCCTTTGAAATAGAGCAGGATGGCATCTTTGAAACCGATCTGCAAGAACTAGAAACAGAGGGCCAAAATTATTCGCCTTGGACCTGGCAGGCCAGTTTGGGCCTAGGGCTCAAGTTTCGCCTGGCCCAACGCCTAAGCCTACAGCTACAAACGCAGTTCTATTATACCTTTAGCGATTATTTGGATGACGTCAGTGGCGATTATCCCGACAACTATAATAGTACGGCCCAAGCCTATGCGGCCAATCCTAGCAACCAACAGGGCCAAAAAAGAGGATCGGATAACCGTAATTTTGATGCCTTTAGCTACAACTCTTTGGGGCTGTATTACAGCTTTGGCTGGAGCAGTAGCGAATTTGATGCCCCCATCATTTTTACCAATGAATTGAGCTTACTCCAAACCAGAGAAGCCGCCCAAGCCGCAGATAGCAGCCAAGCTAGCAGTCAAAAAACGAAGACAGAAAAAGTAGGAGAAACACAGCCAGTAGAGACCTATGCCGCTACTCCCGCAACTAATCACTTGGCCAATCGCTTGGCGCTTTTGGAGGCAGAGCAACAACAACAAGAACTTTTATTGGCCCAAGAACAAGAGGCCCAAAATATAGAAAAGCTTAGAAACGAGCTGCTACGAGAACAAGCCCTATTGCGAGAACAGCTCGAGCATGAGCAGGCCCTAAATGAAATCCGTTGGAGATGGTTGCGGCAGCAAAAAGGGGGGCAAAATATAGAAATTAGGACCATAGACAGTTTGCCTACGCTCATCAAGCGAGATACCATCTATCAAGTAGATACGGTATATCGAGAGCAGCAATTGGTCCAAATAGATACTGTAGTAGAAGCGGGCCAAAGTCGAGTAGATACGGTTTATCAGCAAGAGCAGAAAGTAGAAGTGATCCGAGACACCTTGGTCCAAATAGATACCGTTTATTTGACCAAAACAGAAACCGAAATCATTGAGCGGGATTCTATTATTATCATAGAGCAGCAGCTGCCTCGTTTTGACAGTACGGTCCAGGCTGAGCTTTTGGGGCTCAACAAGCAATTGGAGCTCATCGATATGCAGATGCAGGACAGCAGTCAGCAGTTGTTGGACCTACAAGTAAGTTTGGCCAATTTGGGGTTGGCTATGCGGGCCATCAATGAGGGGGCCAATGACAGTCTTTTGGCTGCTGCCGAGGCCAAGCGTTTGGCGTTAGAGCAAGAACTACAGCAAGCCAGAGACCAGCGAGATACGACCATCATTTATTATGATAACAAGGAAGAGCTACAAGAAAAATTGGCCCAATTGCGCTTAGATTTGAAAAAAATGCGCCGAGATTCTGTGACCCAAGCCGAAGAACAGCGTCTAGTAGTTGTTGATACCGTTTACCGCCAACTAGCCGATTCTGCGGCCCTAATGGACCTAGCTTTGAAAACCAAAGAGTTAGCTGACTTAAAAGCGGCTTTGGAGCAAAAAGAAGCAGAACTGGCGGCTTTGCCTCAACAACAAAATGAGGCAGAACTAGCGGCCTTGCAGGCAGAAAATCGCCGATTGAAGCAAGAACTGCGAGAAATCAAGCAATCTGTAGGCATGCTAGGCGACCTCAATCGGCAGCTAAAAGAGCAGCCGAGGGCCAAGGCGGGGCAATACAACAGCCGAATTTACTTTGCCAATGCTTCTGCGGAGCTTAGTATTCAGGCGCAGCGAAGTTTGGACCTTATTGGCAGCATTATGCAGCAGCAGCCCAACTTAAAGTTGGACATTGCGGGCTATGCCAGCAAAACGGGCAACAGCCAAAAAAATGAGGCCCTATCTGCGGCTAGAGCCGAGGCGGTAAAGCGTTATTTATTGGAGCGGGCTCAGCTAGGGGCCGATCGGATAACGGTAGCGGCCTTTGGGGAGCGGAAATCGGAGGGGAATGCCTTGGAAGACCGCCGAGTAGAGCTTCGGCTCTATTAG
- a CDS encoding mechanosensitive ion channel family protein has translation MGDISKWTELFFASLQATTSAIMSALPALFGALFVFLGGLFMAKLLNKGLSKLLKKARFDQLAERIQLSSFLEKANIKKTPSELMGKMAYWLVMLLVITTASDILGWTVISKEISKLISYLPTLFSAIVLFVIGGFAAGLVRDVIKGATASLGIGAGKIISQIVYYMIFIIISLTALQQAGIDTSIISSNLFIILGAIMGSAAIAYGFASRDVLANILAGFYGKRLFEVGQEVEVKGIRGQIIDISSIAITLQTENEKVVIPSQKFIQEEVKIYKQASSD, from the coding sequence ATGGGAGATATTAGTAAGTGGACCGAGTTGTTTTTTGCTTCATTACAAGCCACCACCTCGGCCATTATGTCGGCTTTGCCTGCTTTATTTGGGGCGCTATTTGTTTTTTTGGGCGGGCTCTTTATGGCCAAGTTGCTCAATAAAGGGCTGAGTAAATTGCTCAAAAAGGCTCGTTTTGATCAATTGGCGGAGCGGATTCAGCTTTCTTCTTTTTTAGAGAAGGCCAATATTAAGAAAACGCCAAGCGAGCTAATGGGCAAAATGGCCTATTGGCTAGTGATGTTGTTGGTGATTACCACGGCCTCAGATATTTTGGGCTGGACCGTTATCTCTAAGGAAATTTCTAAGCTAATTAGCTATTTGCCCACTCTCTTCTCGGCCATTGTCCTCTTTGTGATTGGAGGCTTTGCGGCGGGCTTGGTTCGCGATGTAATTAAGGGGGCTACGGCCTCTTTGGGCATTGGTGCAGGCAAGATCATTAGCCAGATCGTGTATTACATGATTTTTATCATTATTAGTCTGACGGCCCTCCAACAGGCCGGGATTGATACCTCTATCATTAGCTCTAATCTCTTTATCATTTTGGGGGCCATTATGGGCTCGGCGGCCATTGCCTACGGTTTTGCCTCCAGAGATGTTTTGGCCAATATTTTGGCGGGCTTTTATGGCAAGCGGCTGTTTGAAGTAGGGCAGGAGGTCGAGGTTAAAGGCATTCGCGGCCAAATCATCGACATTAGTAGCATTGCCATTACCCTACAAACCGAAAATGAAAAAGTGGTGATCCCCAGCCAAAAATTTATTCAAGAAGAAGTAAAAATATATAAACAAGCTAGTAGCGACTAG
- a CDS encoding RNA polymerase sigma factor, protein MQAKTRAEQSALTDEELVQLIVQEGQSDLFGILYDRYAPLVYRKAVSLVKREALAEDLTHDIMLKIFTKLSQFEGRANFSLWVNTISYNHCMQHFRKNKRRKEEEVPEEFDIMSEDDIEAEQQELLEANVKELQRCLANIKKDYSVVLSMRYYAEMSIKQMAEALEMGESAIKMRLKRGREWLASCISPAKK, encoded by the coding sequence ATGCAAGCAAAAACGAGGGCCGAGCAATCGGCTTTGACCGATGAGGAACTGGTGCAATTGATTGTGCAAGAGGGGCAGAGTGATTTATTTGGGATTTTGTATGATCGTTATGCGCCTTTGGTGTATCGGAAGGCGGTTTCTTTGGTCAAGCGAGAGGCTTTGGCGGAAGATTTGACGCATGATATTATGCTAAAGATCTTTACCAAATTGTCGCAATTTGAAGGGCGGGCCAACTTTTCTTTGTGGGTCAATACGATTTCCTACAACCATTGTATGCAGCATTTTCGGAAGAACAAGCGGAGGAAAGAAGAGGAGGTGCCCGAAGAATTTGATATAATGAGCGAGGATGACATTGAGGCCGAGCAGCAAGAATTATTGGAGGCCAATGTGAAAGAATTGCAACGTTGTCTGGCCAATATCAAAAAGGATTATAGCGTAGTGTTGTCTATGCGCTATTATGCAGAGATGAGCATAAAGCAGATGGCGGAGGCCCTAGAAATGGGCGAAAGTGCTATTAAGATGCGATTGAAAAGGGGCCGAGAGTGGTTGGCCTCCTGTATTTCTCCAGCTAAAAAATAG
- the nadA gene encoding quinolinate synthase NadA, producing the protein MSQLLQNAQENLNANGFLDLEVDPTLDLVQEIEKLKKEKNAIILAHYYQESEIQDIADYIGDSLGLAQQAANTDADIIVFAGVHFMAETAKMLNPSKKVLLPDLKAGCSLADSCPAPIFAKFKEKHPDHVVVSYINCTADLKTLTDVCCTSTNAKAIIDSIPEDKPIIFAPDKNLGAYLNKVTGRDMILWNGSCMVHEIFSQEKIVKLKERHPDALLIAHPECEAHLLDMADHVGSTSSLLRFTAESTAKEFIVATEVGIIHQMEKANPEKTFIPAPPNNTCACNECPHMKRNTMEKLYLCMKHELPEIHLQEKQIVEGRKCIDRMLEVSAKAGF; encoded by the coding sequence ATGAGCCAACTCTTGCAAAATGCCCAAGAAAACCTCAACGCTAATGGTTTTCTAGATCTAGAAGTAGATCCCACTTTGGACCTCGTCCAAGAAATCGAAAAACTCAAAAAGGAGAAGAACGCCATTATTTTGGCCCACTATTACCAAGAAAGCGAAATCCAAGATATTGCCGATTATATTGGCGATAGCCTCGGTTTGGCCCAACAAGCCGCCAATACCGATGCCGATATTATCGTTTTTGCGGGGGTCCACTTTATGGCCGAAACCGCCAAAATGCTCAACCCTAGCAAGAAGGTGCTTTTGCCCGACCTCAAAGCAGGTTGCTCTCTAGCCGATTCTTGCCCCGCTCCCATTTTCGCTAAGTTTAAGGAAAAACATCCCGATCATGTGGTCGTGAGCTATATTAACTGTACCGCAGACCTCAAAACGCTAACCGATGTTTGCTGTACTTCTACCAATGCTAAAGCCATTATTGATAGCATTCCAGAAGATAAACCTATCATCTTCGCTCCAGATAAAAATCTTGGCGCTTACCTCAATAAAGTAACGGGCCGCGACATGATTCTCTGGAACGGCTCCTGCATGGTCCATGAAATTTTCTCTCAAGAAAAGATCGTTAAGCTCAAAGAACGCCATCCCGATGCCCTGCTTATTGCCCATCCCGAATGTGAGGCCCACCTCCTCGATATGGCCGATCATGTAGGCTCTACTAGCTCTTTGCTCCGCTTTACCGCCGAGTCTACAGCTAAGGAGTTTATCGTCGCTACCGAAGTGGGCATTATCCACCAAATGGAAAAGGCCAATCCCGAAAAGACCTTTATTCCCGCTCCGCCCAATAATACTTGCGCCTGCAACGAGTGCCCCCACATGAAGCGCAATACCATGGAAAAACTTTATCTCTGCATGAAACACGAACTCCCCGAAATCCATCTGCAAGAAAAACAGATCGTAGAAGGCAGAAAATGTATCGATCGTATGCTAGAGGTTTCGGCTAAGGCTGGCTTTTAA
- the ytxJ gene encoding bacillithiol system redox-active protein YtxJ: MGFFDQLFGKQEGEEQQAALPWQPLRSLNDLEAALAQSENEKIVLFKHSTRCSISSMAKRRLERSWDYAEGQGPKMYFLDLIAYREISNAIAEELGVMHQSPQLIVVQNGQALMDCSHSDIHWEELQAVL, from the coding sequence ATGGGATTTTTTGATCAGTTATTTGGAAAGCAGGAGGGCGAAGAGCAACAAGCGGCCCTGCCTTGGCAGCCTTTGCGCAGCCTAAACGATTTGGAGGCCGCTTTGGCCCAATCGGAAAATGAAAAGATCGTTTTGTTTAAACATAGTACCCGCTGTTCCATCAGCTCGATGGCCAAAAGACGCTTAGAGCGAAGCTGGGATTATGCAGAAGGGCAGGGGCCCAAGATGTACTTTTTGGACCTCATCGCCTACCGAGAAATCTCTAACGCCATTGCCGAAGAATTGGGCGTGATGCACCAATCTCCGCAATTGATTGTGGTCCAAAATGGGCAGGCCCTGATGGATTGCTCTCATTCTGATATTCACTGGGAAGAATTGCAGGCAGTACTTTAG
- a CDS encoding UbiD family decarboxylase, translating to MAYKSMKQALLDLEQTGQLVRIKQEVDPYLEMAEIHWRVFDAKGPAILFENVKGSKFPAVSNLYGTFERTRFLFRHTLAKVQKVIELKIDPMQLMKKPGRYLGTPFTALTGLPRKAWRKPVKYGECKISDLPQIQAWPMDGGAFITLPQVLSMPPKDRNVMHSNLGMYRIQLSGNDYKMDEEIGLHYQIHRGIGVHHSQYNQTDDPFKVSIFVGGPPSHAFSAIMPLPEGLSEMTFAGLLNGRAFRYFWEDDYLLSADADFCITGEVVKGKKKPEGPFGDHLGYYSLTHDFPYMKVDKVYHRKDAVWHFTAVGRPPAEDSSFGYLIHELVKELTPQEFPGLKDIHAVDAAGVHPLLLAVGSERYMPFRERQPEEILTIANRILGSGQTSLAKFLLIAADGDRPQPLDTHDMPDFFQHVLERINWERDLHFQTKTTIDTLDYSGSGWNQGSKVVMACCGPKLRELGRELPRHLRLPQNFKSPQLVLPGVLAIQAAAFKDQSSAKAELDQLTTELAGQDLEQFPLIILADDSAFMAQTLNNFLWAAFTRTNPSHDIYGVNSFVEFKHWGCKGPLILDARIKPHHAPVLEMDPAVSKKVDQLFAKGGVLAHIK from the coding sequence ATGGCATATAAAAGCATGAAACAGGCCCTCCTGGATTTAGAACAAACAGGGCAGTTGGTTCGGATAAAACAAGAGGTAGACCCTTATTTGGAAATGGCAGAAATCCATTGGCGGGTATTTGATGCTAAGGGGCCGGCTATCCTTTTTGAAAATGTGAAGGGCAGTAAATTCCCCGCTGTATCTAATTTATACGGCACTTTTGAGCGAACCCGTTTCTTGTTTCGCCATACTTTGGCCAAGGTGCAAAAGGTCATTGAGCTGAAAATTGACCCCATGCAGCTCATGAAAAAGCCAGGCCGTTATCTCGGTACGCCCTTTACGGCCCTAACGGGCCTGCCCCGAAAAGCTTGGCGCAAACCCGTAAAATATGGCGAGTGTAAAATCTCGGACCTGCCACAAATTCAGGCTTGGCCCATGGATGGCGGGGCCTTTATTACCCTGCCGCAGGTGTTGAGTATGCCGCCCAAAGACCGCAATGTGATGCACTCTAATTTGGGGATGTACCGCATTCAGCTGTCGGGCAATGACTATAAAATGGATGAGGAAATTGGTTTGCACTACCAAATTCATCGGGGAATTGGGGTGCATCATAGCCAATACAATCAAACAGATGACCCTTTTAAGGTCAGTATTTTTGTGGGGGGACCGCCCTCTCATGCTTTTTCGGCCATTATGCCTTTGCCCGAGGGTTTATCGGAAATGACCTTTGCGGGCCTGCTGAACGGTCGGGCTTTTCGCTACTTTTGGGAGGATGATTATTTACTTTCTGCCGATGCTGATTTTTGCATTACGGGAGAGGTCGTCAAGGGCAAAAAGAAGCCCGAAGGGCCTTTTGGCGATCATCTGGGCTATTATAGCTTGACGCATGATTTTCCCTATATGAAGGTGGACAAGGTTTATCATCGCAAAGATGCCGTTTGGCATTTTACGGCAGTGGGCCGCCCACCAGCAGAGGATTCTAGCTTTGGTTATCTGATTCATGAGCTGGTCAAGGAGCTGACGCCCCAAGAGTTTCCGGGCCTCAAAGACATACATGCCGTAGATGCGGCGGGGGTGCATCCGCTTTTGTTGGCCGTGGGCAGCGAGCGCTATATGCCCTTTAGAGAGCGGCAGCCAGAGGAAATCTTGACCATCGCGAACCGAATTTTGGGCAGTGGGCAAACCTCATTGGCCAAATTTCTCCTCATTGCCGCCGATGGCGATCGGCCACAGCCCTTAGATACGCATGATATGCCCGATTTTTTCCAGCATGTGCTCGAGCGGATCAATTGGGAGCGGGATCTGCATTTTCAGACCAAAACCACCATCGACACCCTAGATTATTCGGGTTCTGGCTGGAACCAAGGTTCAAAAGTCGTTATGGCTTGTTGTGGACCAAAATTGCGGGAGCTTGGGCGCGAATTGCCTAGACATCTGCGTTTGCCGCAAAACTTTAAGTCGCCTCAGCTTGTTTTGCCGGGAGTACTGGCCATTCAAGCTGCCGCTTTTAAGGACCAAAGCAGCGCCAAGGCCGAGCTCGATCAATTGACGACAGAACTGGCGGGTCAAGATTTAGAGCAGTTTCCGCTCATCATTTTGGCCGATGATTCGGCTTTTATGGCCCAAACGCTCAACAACTTTTTGTGGGCCGCTTTTACCCGGACCAACCCCTCGCATGATATTTATGGGGTCAATAGTTTTGTGGAGTTTAAGCATTGGGGCTGTAAGGGACCTTTGATTTTGGATGCCCGCATCAAGCCGCATCATGCGCCAGTACTAGAAATGGATCCAGCCGTCAGTAAAAAGGTGGATCAATTATTTGCAAAAGGGGGCGTTCTCGCTCATATAAAATAA
- a CDS encoding hemolysin family protein, which produces MYTQLLLILAFLFASGFFSGIEIAYVSANRLRIELEKKKGSRRGKILAQLIEEPSEFLGTTLVGNNIVLIIFSILAEEFILTESYMNLAASFPDTTAQLLLVTLLSTLVVLVFGELMPKVIFRATATASLFFFALPFSIIKWLLTPVVWVMVQSSYALLRIFLGIQPEDEEQVFTKLDLEHFMKSIKPSNLEGIDQTLFQNALYINNVKVRDCMIPRNEIQSIEINSTIEDLREKFISCRNSRIIVYEDNIDEIKGYVHHQKLLEKPDSIQSMLFDIPIVTEFMPVRDLMNSLIKNKVNIAWVVDEFGGTSGIVTLEDILEEIFGDISDEYDPEPEHQQISDSEYLLAGRLDIDMINEEYELNLPESEDYHTLSGFLVTQMEAIPEQGESFHLQNYEFIFEQVSDTRIELVRLIRLYELENED; this is translated from the coding sequence ATGTATACACAGCTTTTACTCATCTTAGCCTTTCTTTTTGCATCAGGCTTTTTCTCTGGAATTGAAATCGCTTATGTATCGGCCAACCGTTTGCGGATTGAGCTAGAAAAGAAAAAGGGCAGCCGCCGAGGGAAAATCTTGGCCCAATTGATTGAGGAACCTTCCGAGTTTTTGGGCACCACCCTGGTCGGTAATAATATCGTGCTGATCATCTTTTCCATTTTGGCCGAGGAGTTTATCTTGACCGAAAGCTATATGAATTTGGCCGCTAGTTTTCCGGATACCACCGCCCAACTATTGTTGGTCACGCTCTTGAGTACCCTAGTTGTTTTGGTGTTTGGAGAGCTAATGCCCAAGGTCATTTTTCGGGCCACGGCCACGGCTAGCCTCTTCTTTTTTGCCCTGCCATTTTCTATCATTAAGTGGTTGCTTACGCCCGTGGTTTGGGTGATGGTCCAAAGCTCTTATGCGCTTTTGCGCATCTTTTTGGGCATTCAGCCCGAAGATGAAGAGCAGGTATTTACCAAGCTAGACCTAGAGCATTTTATGAAGAGCATCAAGCCCTCCAATTTGGAAGGCATTGACCAGACGCTTTTCCAAAATGCCCTCTATATCAATAATGTGAAAGTGCGGGATTGTATGATTCCTCGCAACGAAATTCAAAGTATCGAAATCAATAGCACGATAGAGGATTTGCGAGAGAAGTTTATTAGTTGCCGCAACTCTAGAATCATTGTCTATGAAGATAATATTGATGAAATCAAGGGCTATGTGCACCACCAAAAGCTACTGGAAAAACCCGACAGCATCCAAAGTATGCTCTTCGATATTCCAATTGTGACCGAGTTTATGCCCGTTCGAGACCTGATGAACTCCCTGATCAAAAATAAGGTAAATATTGCTTGGGTGGTCGATGAGTTTGGCGGCACCTCGGGCATTGTGACCTTAGAAGATATTTTGGAAGAAATCTTTGGCGATATCTCTGATGAATATGACCCAGAGCCCGAGCATCAGCAAATTTCTGATTCGGAGTATTTGCTAGCGGGCCGCCTAGATATTGATATGATCAATGAAGAGTATGAACTCAATCTGCCAGAAAGTGAAGACTACCATACCCTTTCGGGCTTTTTGGTCACGCAAATGGAGGCCATTCCCGAACAGGGCGAAAGCTTCCACCTCCAAAATTATGAGTTCATTTTTGAGCAGGTAAGCGACACCCGGATTGAATTGGTCCGCCTGATTCGACTCTATGAACTGGAAAATGAAGATTAA
- the lptC gene encoding LPS export ABC transporter periplasmic protein LptC has protein sequence MKYPLFLGLLLLFCACENSMKDVKRFEGMANSSVEEATEVEMLYSDSAVVRMRLQAPLMQEDRDEKEPKRIFPDGVEVEFYGRDKQISSQLTALYAEYSEKKRFIVLQDSVVIHNSQGEQLETEELFWDERKNEIYSDKFVKVTTPTEVMQGYGFRSDIEFKNWEIDSLSGIFESSSLLKNPEF, from the coding sequence ATGAAATACCCCCTATTCTTGGGCCTTTTGCTCTTATTTTGCGCTTGTGAAAACAGCATGAAAGACGTAAAGCGCTTTGAGGGCATGGCCAATTCGAGTGTAGAAGAAGCCACCGAAGTAGAGATGCTATATAGCGATTCGGCCGTGGTTCGGATGCGTCTGCAAGCGCCTTTAATGCAAGAAGACCGAGATGAAAAAGAGCCCAAACGCATCTTCCCGGATGGGGTAGAGGTAGAGTTTTATGGGCGTGATAAGCAGATTAGCAGTCAGTTAACGGCCCTTTATGCAGAATACTCGGAGAAAAAACGCTTTATTGTGCTGCAGGATAGCGTAGTGATTCATAATAGCCAAGGCGAGCAACTCGAAACCGAGGAGCTCTTTTGGGATGAGCGCAAAAATGAAATCTATTCTGATAAATTTGTTAAAGTAACTACCCCCACCGAAGTCATGCAAGGCTATGGTTTCCGCTCAGATATTGAGTTTAAGAACTGGGAAATTGATTCGCTTAGTGGTATCTTTGAAAGCAGTAGTTTGTTGAAAAACCCCGAATTTTAG
- a CDS encoding glycosyltransferase family 4 protein: MSIAVNARFLLANKLEGIGWYSYEILKRWVEQHPEEEFVFFFDRPYDPQFVFGPNVRPVVLGPPARHPILFYLWFEWSLPAAFKKYGCDRFFSPDGFLSLRAKIPTLLVIHDIAWKHFPDLVPWAHRKHYEYFMPKFIAAAQKIATVSDYSKQDILAQFPAAQGKTFYSYNGCHQSYQPLSEAEQEAVRQQYAEGQDYFLYLGSIHPRKNMLRLLQAFEDFKAKTNSPILLLVAGRLAWQNDELKSYLDQMKYRSSVRLLGYLPQEELPKVLGAAYALLYVSLFEGFGLPLLEAAAAGVPSLGANTSSMPEVVGEAGLLADPYSLAEISAQMQRLVQDQALYQKLKAATAQQASRFSWQQAAEELWTELMALKV; the protein is encoded by the coding sequence ATGTCTATTGCTGTAAATGCTCGTTTCTTATTGGCCAACAAACTAGAGGGCATCGGCTGGTATAGCTATGAAATTCTCAAACGCTGGGTAGAACAGCATCCCGAAGAAGAGTTTGTCTTTTTCTTTGATCGCCCCTATGATCCTCAGTTTGTTTTTGGGCCCAATGTGCGGCCTGTGGTGCTTGGCCCTCCGGCCCGACACCCCATTTTGTTTTATCTCTGGTTTGAGTGGAGCCTGCCCGCCGCCTTTAAAAAATATGGCTGCGATCGCTTTTTTTCTCCCGATGGCTTTTTGTCCTTGCGGGCCAAAATTCCCACGCTTTTAGTGATTCATGATATTGCTTGGAAGCATTTTCCAGATTTGGTCCCTTGGGCCCACCGCAAACATTACGAATACTTTATGCCCAAATTTATTGCGGCTGCCCAAAAAATTGCCACGGTCTCTGATTACTCCAAACAGGATATTTTGGCCCAGTTTCCGGCAGCCCAAGGCAAAACCTTCTATAGCTACAATGGCTGCCACCAAAGCTATCAGCCTTTGTCGGAGGCGGAACAAGAGGCGGTTCGGCAGCAGTATGCGGAGGGCCAAGATTACTTTTTGTACCTCGGTTCTATTCATCCCCGCAAAAATATGCTAAGGCTTTTGCAGGCTTTTGAGGACTTTAAAGCCAAAACCAACTCGCCCATTTTGCTTTTGGTGGCGGGCCGCCTAGCTTGGCAAAATGATGAGCTCAAAAGCTATTTGGACCAAATGAAGTACCGCTCTTCGGTCCGTTTGCTGGGTTATTTGCCCCAAGAAGAGCTGCCCAAAGTATTGGGGGCGGCCTATGCGCTGCTCTACGTCTCTTTATTTGAGGGCTTTGGTTTGCCCTTATTGGAGGCGGCAGCGGCGGGGGTGCCTAGCCTGGGCGCCAACACCTCCTCTATGCCCGAGGTGGTTGGAGAGGCTGGCCTTTTGGCCGATCCTTACTCTCTAGCGGAGATCAGTGCGCAAATGCAGCGGCTGGTCCAAGACCAAGCCCTCTACCAAAAACTGAAAGCTGCCACGGCCCAGCAAGCCAGCCGTTTTTCTTGGCAACAAGCCGCCGAAGAGCTCTGGACCGAACTGATGGCCCTGAAGGTTTAG